The following are encoded in a window of Variovorax paradoxus genomic DNA:
- the trbF gene encoding conjugal transfer protein TrbF, whose amino-acid sequence MRFKRPQVRYSDTPEPATPYQAAAQVWDQRIGSARVQAKNWRLMAFGCLSLALLMAGGLVWRSAQSIVTPYVVEVDNAGQVRAVGEAATPYKPSDAQIAHHLARFITDVRSLSIDPIVVRQNWLEAYEYTTDRGAATLNDYARANDPFSRIGESSVAVQINSVVRASDSSFQVRWTERRYVNGEAAGLERWTAVLAIVLQAPRTEERLRRNPLGIYVNGLSWSRELDATDTVKGTKP is encoded by the coding sequence ATGCGATTCAAGCGACCCCAGGTGCGGTACTCGGACACACCCGAGCCCGCCACCCCGTATCAAGCCGCGGCGCAGGTCTGGGACCAGCGCATCGGCAGCGCGCGCGTGCAGGCGAAGAACTGGCGCCTGATGGCCTTCGGCTGCCTCTCGCTGGCCCTGCTGATGGCCGGTGGCCTGGTCTGGCGCTCGGCGCAGTCCATCGTGACGCCCTACGTCGTCGAGGTCGACAACGCCGGCCAGGTACGGGCGGTCGGCGAGGCCGCCACGCCGTACAAGCCCAGCGATGCGCAGATCGCGCATCACCTGGCGCGCTTCATCACCGACGTGCGATCCCTTTCGATCGATCCGATCGTGGTGCGGCAGAACTGGCTCGAAGCCTACGAGTACACAACGGACCGCGGCGCCGCGACGCTGAACGACTACGCGCGCGCGAACGATCCGTTCTCGCGCATCGGGGAGAGCTCGGTGGCGGTGCAGATCAACAGCGTGGTGCGCGCCAGCGATTCGTCGTTCCAGGTGCGCTGGACGGAGCGGCGCTACGTCAACGGCGAAGCGGCGGGGCTGGAGCGCTGGACCGCGGTGCTCGCGATCGTGCTGCAGGCGCCGCGCACCGAGGAGCGGCTGCGCAGGAACCCGCTGGGCATCTACGTCAACGGCCTGTCGTGGAGCCGCGAGCTCGATGCGACGGACACAGTGAAAGGAACCAAGCCATGA
- the trbG gene encoding P-type conjugative transfer protein TrbG, with product MKTDFRRGVSAPILIGAAVLAGCATHGKPAPAIPLDEPVAVAAQSVPEPAPPVEVVEVPRPLPLPGQMKALPSEQEAKPTKEPTDEKVRVSRANEEARVAPTREGYVNAIQVWPYADGALYQIYTSPGRVTVVALQEGEELVAVSAGDTVRWIVGDTVSGSGANQRVHVLVKPTRVDLKTNLVITTNRRTYLLELSSTPQAWMASVSWDYPKDRMLALQKQAREAQAAAPVDAGLSVEQIRFRYAISGDAPSWKPLRAFDDGQKVYIQFPGGIAQGELPPLFVIGPQGNGQLVNYRFRSPYYVVDRLFGAAELRLGGSKNGKAEVVRIERSDGAIGSVQGARSDGS from the coding sequence ATGAAGACGGATTTCCGTAGAGGCGTATCTGCGCCGATCCTGATTGGGGCGGCTGTCCTTGCCGGCTGTGCCACGCATGGCAAGCCGGCGCCGGCGATCCCGCTGGACGAGCCGGTGGCGGTCGCCGCGCAGTCGGTGCCGGAGCCTGCCCCGCCCGTCGAGGTGGTCGAGGTGCCAAGGCCCTTGCCGCTGCCCGGCCAGATGAAGGCGCTGCCGAGCGAGCAGGAAGCGAAGCCAACAAAGGAACCCACCGACGAAAAAGTGCGGGTCTCGCGGGCCAACGAAGAGGCCCGCGTCGCGCCAACGCGCGAGGGCTATGTCAATGCGATCCAGGTCTGGCCGTATGCCGACGGCGCGCTGTATCAGATCTACACCAGCCCGGGCCGCGTGACCGTCGTCGCGCTGCAGGAGGGCGAGGAGCTGGTGGCGGTCTCGGCTGGCGACACGGTGCGCTGGATCGTGGGCGACACGGTCAGCGGCAGCGGTGCGAATCAGCGGGTCCATGTGCTCGTGAAACCCACGCGCGTGGACCTGAAGACCAACCTGGTCATCACGACGAACCGGCGTACCTATCTGCTGGAGCTGTCCTCGACGCCGCAGGCCTGGATGGCGTCGGTGTCCTGGGACTATCCGAAGGACCGGATGCTGGCGCTGCAGAAGCAGGCGAGGGAGGCGCAGGCCGCGGCGCCGGTGGATGCGGGCCTATCGGTGGAGCAGATCCGGTTCCGCTACGCGATCAGCGGCGATGCGCCGTCCTGGAAGCCGCTGCGCGCGTTCGACGACGGGCAGAAGGTCTACATCCAGTTCCCAGGCGGCATCGCGCAGGGCGAGCTGCCGCCGCTGTTCGTGATCGGGCCGCAGGGCAACGGGCAGCTCGTGAACTACCGCTTCCGCTCGCCGTATTACGTGGTGGACCGCCTCTTCGGCGCGGCGGAGCTGCGGTTGGGCGGCTCCAAGAACGGCAAGGCCGAGGTCGTGCGCATCGAGCGCTCGGATGGCGCGATCGGCAGCGTACAGGGTGCGCGGAGCGACGGGTCGTGA
- a CDS encoding TrbI/VirB10 family protein — MSAEDTVPPSSSQVPPKVAPESVALRAQPRPVVRLNRRMLAVGAGTLAAAVLGGTMWSLQSQKRERNPTAELYNVDRVARADGLDQLPKDYAGMPAAPKPAPPVLGPPLPGDLGSAMAKAQQPMEARVGQGVDPAQAERLAAEEAARSSVFFRRSGDGAAKRGAVAENAMSATATGASGLTTGQQPVNPLGTMNPAMDSPVDPVMAQNRQDRKEAFLAKAGDAATHNAGSLQLPASPYQVMAGTIIPAALVTGINSDLPGQVIATVAESVYDTATGRHLLIPQGSRLIGRYDSQVAFGQRRVLLVWTRLILPDTSSVALDRLPGIDPAGYAGLEDGVDWHWDRILAGAALSTLLGVGAELAAPRNQTDQDGNRVVIAVREGAQDTVNQVGQEITKRNASIQPTLTIRPGFPMRVMVSKDLILRPYQPLFLVRGGNR; from the coding sequence GTGAGTGCGGAGGACACGGTGCCCCCCTCGTCGTCCCAGGTCCCGCCCAAGGTTGCGCCGGAGTCGGTGGCCCTGCGCGCGCAGCCCCGGCCGGTCGTGCGGCTCAACCGCCGCATGCTGGCGGTCGGTGCCGGTACCCTGGCCGCGGCCGTGCTGGGCGGCACGATGTGGTCGCTGCAGTCGCAGAAGCGCGAGCGCAACCCGACCGCCGAGCTGTACAACGTAGACCGCGTGGCGCGGGCGGATGGGCTGGACCAATTGCCGAAGGACTATGCCGGGATGCCGGCGGCGCCGAAGCCGGCGCCACCCGTGCTGGGGCCGCCGCTGCCGGGAGATCTCGGGTCGGCCATGGCGAAGGCGCAGCAGCCGATGGAGGCGAGGGTGGGGCAGGGCGTTGATCCGGCACAGGCCGAGCGGTTGGCGGCCGAGGAGGCGGCGCGGTCGTCGGTGTTCTTCCGGCGCAGTGGCGATGGTGCCGCGAAACGAGGGGCTGTTGCCGAGAACGCCATGTCCGCAACTGCTACCGGTGCATCTGGACTGACGACGGGTCAGCAGCCGGTCAATCCCTTGGGCACGATGAACCCTGCCATGGATTCGCCAGTCGACCCTGTGATGGCGCAGAACCGACAGGACCGCAAGGAAGCGTTTCTGGCGAAGGCCGGTGACGCGGCCACGCACAATGCCGGGAGCCTGCAGTTGCCGGCTTCGCCGTACCAGGTGATGGCGGGCACCATCATCCCGGCGGCGCTGGTGACGGGCATCAACTCAGACCTGCCGGGGCAGGTGATCGCCACAGTGGCCGAGTCGGTTTACGACACGGCCACGGGGCGTCACCTGCTGATCCCGCAGGGCTCGCGGCTGATCGGGCGTTACGACAGCCAGGTGGCCTTCGGGCAGCGGCGCGTGCTGTTGGTGTGGACGCGGCTGATCCTGCCGGACACCTCGTCGGTGGCGTTGGACCGGTTGCCGGGGATCGATCCGGCCGGCTATGCGGGGCTGGAGGACGGCGTCGACTGGCACTGGGACCGCATCCTGGCCGGCGCGGCGCTGTCGACGCTGCTTGGCGTGGGGGCCGAACTGGCGGCACCGCGGAATCAGACGGATCAGGACGGCAATCGCGTCGTGATCGCCGTGCGCGAAGGGGCGCAGGATACAGTGAACCAGGTCGGGCAGGAGATCACCAAGCGCAATGCGAGCATCCAGCCGACGCTGACGATCCGGCCGGGGTTTCCGATGCGGGTGATGGTCAGCAAGGACCTCATTCTGCGGCCGTACCAGCCGCTGTTCTTGGTGCGAGGTGGAAACCGATGA
- a CDS encoding DUF2274 domain-containing protein: MSTTRKLRLGPLPRTESVKLTFTCPASLRTELDRYAALHAQTYGEPVDALTLIPYMLEAFMGRDRGFRRGRQKN; encoded by the coding sequence ATGAGTACGACGCGCAAGCTACGGTTGGGCCCGTTGCCCAGGACAGAGAGTGTCAAGCTGACCTTCACTTGTCCGGCCAGCCTCAGGACGGAACTGGATCGCTATGCGGCGCTGCATGCACAGACCTATGGGGAACCGGTGGATGCACTGACGCTGATCCCGTACATGCTAGAGGCATTTATGGGAAGGGATCGAGGATTTCGACGTGGAAGGCAGAAGAACTAG
- the istB gene encoding IS21-like element helper ATPase IstB — protein MSTIEQTCARLRELRLTTMAQAYELQTEQPKLQEHSFDERLALLVEAEVSGRENRKLSRLVQVAALPDKAAFEEIDNRPSRGLDKSLLSTLSTCGWIRRQQNLIVVGPTGVGKTWLACAFGHQACRLKIPVTFYRTSDLYGDIGEAVHDGSLPKLKLALSKPSLLILDDFGIGEMSASAAQVLLDVVDRRMRTGSLLITSQYPTEKWHSFFPDPTIADAVLDRVVHQAHRIQLKGESMRKLQGRKRLEEA, from the coding sequence ATGAGCACGATCGAACAGACTTGCGCCCGTTTGCGCGAACTCAGATTGACGACCATGGCACAGGCGTATGAACTACAGACCGAACAACCAAAGCTCCAAGAACACTCCTTCGACGAACGGCTGGCGCTGCTGGTCGAAGCGGAAGTATCCGGCAGAGAAAATCGCAAGCTGTCCCGACTTGTACAGGTCGCAGCACTTCCGGACAAGGCCGCATTCGAAGAAATCGACAATCGGCCATCCAGGGGATTGGATAAATCACTGCTATCTACTTTGTCCACATGCGGGTGGATCAGACGACAGCAAAATCTCATCGTTGTCGGTCCCACAGGAGTCGGAAAAACATGGCTCGCCTGTGCCTTCGGGCACCAAGCATGTCGCCTGAAGATCCCAGTCACGTTCTATCGGACCAGTGATCTCTACGGTGACATCGGAGAGGCCGTGCATGACGGCTCGCTGCCGAAGCTGAAGCTCGCGCTCAGCAAGCCGAGCCTTCTCATCCTTGACGATTTTGGGATCGGCGAGATGTCGGCGTCCGCCGCGCAGGTCCTGCTGGACGTTGTTGATCGCCGTATGCGGACGGGATCGCTGCTCATTACCTCGCAGTATCCAACTGAGAAATGGCATTCCTTTTTTCCAGACCCAACCATTGCCGACGCCGTGCTTGATCGTGTCGTCCATCAGGCACATCGCATTCAGCTGAAGGGCGAGTCGATGCGGAAGTTGCAAGGCCGTAAGCGGCTTGAGGAGGCCTGA
- the istA gene encoding IS21 family transposase gives MKLPVRKQREIVRLHFHSPSKSNRFIARSTGVSAETVKTLRGLLIARSPDWQMLKELDDDQWCRTLGTEDKSKLPHRPAPDWQWIHAEMQRPSATLEQLWQEWREVTPNGIAYSQFTALYRHWLKEQHVVMRRTHVPGEKLFVDFAGQTVEIRDAKGGESTFAQIFIAVMGHSNFTYVQAVASQTVADWLICHCNCFEALGGTPKWVVSDNLKAGVLRHGRDQVLINPDYDEMLRHYNTAAVPAQPLRPKQKAKAEVGVQIAQRWMLFKLRNRVFFGLEELNAELRRLTVALNEHPFKKIAGCRRERFEAADKAALQPLPIRPYELCEWRYEVRVGDDYHVEHRKCFYSVPFALTRERVDLRITTSMIEIFFKARRVALHALLKNAGDASTVQEHRPIAHQRVLDGEPRALMKWAEGVGPHAMHMIIHHVQERSDLANGIKAARRMRTLASEHGEARFEAVCAYALPLNITSLRSISSILTKEADLRAQQEPEAKPRPTHDNVRGPEYYGDES, from the coding sequence ATGAAGCTCCCTGTCCGCAAGCAGCGAGAGATTGTGCGCCTGCACTTTCACTCACCCTCAAAATCAAACCGTTTCATCGCCAGGAGCACTGGGGTCTCTGCAGAAACCGTCAAGACCCTCAGAGGCCTCCTGATCGCGCGATCCCCCGACTGGCAGATGCTGAAGGAGTTGGACGACGATCAATGGTGCAGGACCCTTGGAACGGAGGATAAATCCAAGCTGCCGCATAGGCCCGCGCCCGATTGGCAATGGATTCATGCCGAGATGCAGCGTCCGAGCGCCACCCTCGAGCAGCTCTGGCAAGAGTGGCGTGAAGTAACTCCAAACGGAATCGCGTACTCACAGTTCACCGCACTTTACCGGCATTGGCTAAAAGAACAGCACGTGGTGATGCGGCGCACGCATGTGCCTGGCGAGAAGCTCTTCGTCGACTTCGCGGGACAGACTGTAGAAATCCGGGACGCCAAAGGTGGTGAGTCGACGTTCGCACAGATCTTCATTGCTGTCATGGGGCACTCCAATTTCACCTATGTTCAGGCCGTCGCCAGTCAAACTGTTGCCGATTGGTTGATCTGCCATTGCAATTGCTTTGAGGCGCTGGGCGGCACCCCAAAATGGGTTGTCAGCGACAACCTCAAGGCGGGGGTTTTGCGCCATGGGCGAGATCAAGTCTTGATCAACCCCGACTACGACGAGATGCTTCGTCACTACAACACAGCCGCTGTCCCTGCCCAGCCGCTAAGGCCAAAGCAAAAGGCAAAGGCGGAGGTGGGCGTTCAGATTGCGCAGCGCTGGATGCTCTTCAAGCTTCGCAATCGTGTGTTCTTCGGCCTCGAGGAGCTCAATGCGGAGCTTCGTCGGTTGACGGTTGCGTTGAACGAGCACCCCTTCAAGAAGATAGCAGGCTGTCGGCGAGAGCGCTTTGAGGCGGCGGACAAGGCCGCACTACAGCCCTTACCAATCCGACCGTATGAACTCTGCGAGTGGCGCTATGAAGTACGGGTGGGCGATGACTACCATGTCGAGCACCGGAAGTGCTTTTATTCGGTGCCGTTCGCGCTCACCCGCGAACGTGTTGATTTGCGCATCACGACTTCGATGATCGAGATCTTCTTCAAAGCACGCCGCGTTGCACTGCACGCGCTTCTCAAGAATGCGGGCGATGCGAGCACCGTTCAGGAACATCGGCCCATTGCCCACCAGCGCGTTCTTGACGGTGAGCCTCGCGCGCTGATGAAGTGGGCGGAAGGCGTCGGTCCTCATGCCATGCACATGATCATTCATCATGTCCAAGAGCGCAGCGATCTGGCCAACGGCATCAAGGCCGCGCGGCGTATGCGTACTCTTGCGTCGGAACATGGGGAAGCGCGGTTCGAGGCGGTCTGCGCCTATGCGCTTCCTCTCAACATCACATCATTGCGCAGCATTTCCTCCATCTTGACGAAGGAGGCAGATCTGCGTGCCCAGCAGGAACCCGAAGCAAAGCCTCGTCCTACGCATGACAACGTGCGCGGGCCCGAATACTACGGAGATGAATCATGA
- a CDS encoding TolC family protein, whose amino-acid sequence MFILFPRAAVLAVALLPYLATAAPLSLEAALQLAVQRSETTRAARAGASSATEAAHAAAQLPDPTLRIGVDNLPATGPDRFHTTRDSMTMKRIGISQEWLSADKRAARQAAADASVGRETVQVQAAAADTRRQTALAYVDAFYVGESLKLARLMAHHAHEELEASRARLSSAAGNSQDVLALAGAKGISEDETADILQQKDAAGVAFQRWTGVPPDELLPPGSIAVPLEAAYVAAHPTVAAMRRDVDVARQTAAVTASNRKPNWTWELAYGQRTGYSDMVSVGVSIPLPVAPGERQDRDIAAKLALVEKAEADLAEAIRVATAEYRSLRSDAQRLAQRIDRYRSGVVAPASQRTAAAIAAYRSNQGSLVTLFEARHAEVEAQRKLLTLQRDLAKTQFQLAFRPLTAEVAQ is encoded by the coding sequence ATGTTCATCCTTTTCCCACGCGCGGCCGTATTGGCCGTCGCGTTGCTGCCGTACCTTGCGACGGCCGCCCCCTTGTCTCTCGAGGCGGCGCTTCAGCTTGCAGTTCAGCGCTCCGAAACTACCCGCGCCGCCCGTGCCGGCGCATCGAGTGCCACGGAGGCGGCGCATGCCGCCGCCCAGCTTCCCGATCCCACGCTGCGCATTGGCGTCGACAACCTGCCCGCGACGGGCCCGGACCGTTTTCACACGACCCGCGATTCGATGACGATGAAGCGCATCGGCATCAGCCAGGAATGGCTGTCCGCCGACAAGCGCGCCGCGCGGCAGGCCGCTGCCGATGCGTCGGTCGGGCGGGAGACGGTGCAGGTGCAGGCCGCAGCCGCCGACACCCGCCGACAGACCGCGCTCGCGTACGTGGATGCGTTCTACGTCGGCGAGAGCCTGAAGCTCGCGAGGCTCATGGCGCACCATGCGCACGAAGAACTGGAGGCCTCGCGCGCACGCCTGTCTTCGGCCGCGGGGAACAGCCAGGACGTGCTGGCACTGGCTGGCGCAAAAGGCATCTCGGAAGACGAGACGGCAGACATCCTGCAGCAGAAAGATGCCGCAGGCGTCGCCTTCCAGCGATGGACCGGCGTGCCGCCCGACGAGCTGCTGCCCCCTGGCTCCATCGCCGTGCCGCTCGAAGCCGCCTACGTGGCCGCGCACCCCACGGTCGCGGCCATGCGGCGTGATGTCGACGTGGCAAGGCAGACGGCAGCCGTGACCGCGTCCAACCGCAAGCCCAACTGGACCTGGGAGCTCGCCTATGGCCAGCGCACCGGCTATTCGGACATGGTGTCGGTGGGCGTGAGCATTCCTCTGCCCGTCGCCCCCGGCGAAAGGCAGGACCGGGACATCGCTGCCAAGCTGGCGCTCGTCGAGAAGGCCGAAGCCGACCTCGCGGAAGCGATCCGGGTCGCGACCGCCGAGTACCGATCGCTGCGCAGCGATGCGCAACGCCTGGCACAGCGCATCGATCGCTACCGCAGCGGCGTGGTCGCTCCGGCCAGCCAAAGAACGGCTGCCGCGATCGCGGCCTATCGCTCCAACCAGGGCAGCCTCGTCACCCTGTTCGAGGCGCGGCACGCCGAAGTCGAAGCGCAGCGCAAGCTGTTGACGCTGCAGCGCGACCTGGCCAAAACCCAATTCCAATTGGCCTTCCGGCCGCTCACTGCCGAGGTGGCGCAATGA
- a CDS encoding efflux RND transporter periplasmic adaptor subunit has protein sequence MNRTRMIGASLLAALLLAASAFYLGRKTAQPADTSMAAPANAPTADGRKVLYWHDPMVPGPRFDKPGKSPFMDMQLVPMYADSATGTANEGGVQVSPTVQQNLGIRYANVRRAETSASFDAVGAVQFDERLNVVVQTRVAGYIERLSVRAPMERVRKGQALATVFAPEWLGPQNELLALKRAGVAPDLVAAARERMRAMSIPAELIRRSEETGTAQARYVLTAPSDGVVAELGVREGVAVTPGMTLFRIAGLEKVWAVAEIPEVQAVRLARGQKVKAILQADAAQSFDGTLDEILPEINTSTRTLKARFEVDNRNGKLTPGMLLRLQVAGPASTRLVVPSEAVIRTGKRAVVIVRKTDSAFEPRDVSLGADQGDDTEVVSGLNEGDQVVASGQFLIDSEARLRSVLGNMAAPAAAPTAGASAPGVATIHKAEGKVESVAPDGITISHGPVATLKWPSMTMGFAKTSPDAFAEIKPGDQIRFEFKEGGPTGYELVSVQRMPQGAKQ, from the coding sequence ATGAACCGCACACGCATGATCGGCGCCTCGCTGCTGGCCGCCCTGTTGCTCGCAGCGAGCGCCTTCTACCTGGGCCGCAAGACAGCACAACCCGCGGACACGTCGATGGCCGCGCCGGCCAACGCACCCACTGCCGACGGCCGCAAGGTTCTCTACTGGCACGACCCCATGGTTCCGGGCCCGCGCTTCGACAAGCCCGGCAAGTCTCCCTTCATGGACATGCAACTGGTGCCCATGTATGCAGACAGCGCAACGGGCACGGCCAATGAGGGCGGCGTACAGGTGAGCCCCACGGTCCAGCAGAACCTCGGCATCCGGTATGCCAACGTGCGGCGCGCAGAAACCTCCGCGTCCTTCGACGCGGTCGGCGCCGTGCAATTCGACGAGCGGCTCAATGTCGTCGTGCAGACGCGTGTCGCAGGCTACATCGAACGCCTGTCGGTTCGTGCGCCCATGGAGCGCGTGCGCAAGGGCCAGGCGCTGGCGACAGTCTTCGCGCCGGAGTGGCTCGGACCGCAGAACGAGCTGCTCGCCCTGAAGCGAGCTGGCGTTGCCCCCGATCTCGTCGCAGCTGCGCGCGAGCGCATGCGGGCCATGTCCATCCCCGCCGAGCTCATCCGACGCAGCGAAGAAACCGGCACGGCACAGGCGCGCTACGTGCTCACCGCACCGTCCGACGGCGTGGTGGCTGAGTTGGGCGTGCGCGAAGGCGTCGCGGTCACGCCCGGCATGACGCTGTTTCGCATCGCAGGCCTGGAGAAGGTCTGGGCGGTGGCCGAGATTCCGGAAGTGCAGGCAGTGCGTCTAGCGCGCGGCCAGAAGGTCAAGGCGATCCTTCAGGCCGATGCGGCCCAGTCTTTCGATGGAACGCTCGACGAGATACTTCCAGAGATCAACACCTCGACCCGCACCCTGAAGGCCCGCTTCGAGGTCGACAACAGGAACGGCAAGCTCACGCCCGGCATGCTGCTGCGCCTGCAGGTGGCCGGCCCCGCCAGCACCCGGTTGGTCGTGCCGTCCGAAGCCGTCATCCGCACCGGCAAGCGCGCCGTCGTCATCGTGCGCAAGACCGACAGCGCCTTCGAGCCGCGCGACGTGTCGCTGGGCGCGGACCAGGGCGACGACACCGAAGTCGTCTCGGGCTTGAACGAAGGCGATCAGGTGGTCGCCAGCGGTCAGTTCCTGATCGACTCGGAGGCCCGGCTGCGTTCCGTGCTGGGCAACATGGCCGCACCTGCAGCCGCACCGACCGCAGGAGCCTCCGCGCCGGGCGTGGCGACGATTCACAAGGCCGAGGGCAAGGTCGAAAGCGTGGCGCCCGACGGCATCACCATCTCGCACGGCCCTGTCGCCACGCTCAAGTGGCCATCCATGACGATGGGCTTCGCCAAGACGTCGCCAGACGCCTTCGCCGAGATCAAGCCCGGTGACCAGATCCGCTTCGAGTTCAAGGAAGGCGGCCCCACGGGCTACGAACTGGTCTCCGTGCAGCGCATGCCACAGGGTGCGAAGCAATGA